The following coding sequences lie in one Treponema sp. OMZ 790 genomic window:
- a CDS encoding arsenate reductase family protein — protein sequence MIFIYYPKCTTCINAKKWLDDHGLSYTERYIKEKNPTAAEIKKWHKKSGLPLKKFFNTSGLVYRGLNLKEKLPNMSDAEMYNLLASDGMLVKRPLLITETSVLIGFKPKDWEAALQNR from the coding sequence ATGATTTTTATTTATTATCCGAAATGTACTACATGTATAAATGCAAAAAAATGGCTCGATGATCACGGGCTTTCTTATACAGAAAGATATATCAAGGAGAAAAATCCTACAGCTGCCGAAATTAAAAAATGGCATAAAAAGAGCGGCCTGCCCTTAAAGAAATTTTTTAACACAAGCGGTTTGGTTTATCGCGGTTTAAACCTTAAAGAAAAATTACCGAACATGAGTGATGCGGAAATGTATAATCTTCTCGCAAGCGACGGTATGTTGGTAAAACGCCCCTTGTTAATTACCGAAACTTCTGTCCTCATCGGTTTTAAACCTAAGGATTGGGAAGCAGCTCTACAAAATCGGTAG
- the abc-f gene encoding ribosomal protection-like ABC-F family protein, with amino-acid sequence MLIDVKNLAFAYYGSAEPVFENLNLQLDTDWKLGLIGRNGYGKTTFLNLLRNKLEYSGKIISPVSFEYFPYALEEKKTVREAVLSRLPHLEDWQLDCELSLLEVSAEEIADRPFKTLSSGEQIKVLLAVMFLHENAFMLIDEPTNHLDAYGRAAAADYLKKKKGFILVSHDRDFLNRTVDRVLTIEKNKIYVQNGNYDTWEENKIRQDNFELEKNIRLRKEIKRLKEAARQKVGWADLKEKTKTGQGPCDRGFISHKAAKLMKRAKNIERNANKAVAEKEKLLKNIEIIEDIPMRPLTHHAKHLIEASSLSVSYGGKKIFSPIDFSLAPGEVLSLNGKNGAGKSSILRLLTGEKIEFSGTLKKAQGLKVSYIPQNFDFLKGPLFDFIEECNIDKTVFLTTLRKLNFSQDNFDKKMETYSSGQKKKVLLARSICEPAHLYIWDEPLNYIDVISRLQIERMILKYSPAIILVEHDKKFNEKVSTDFVELLPNP; translated from the coding sequence ATGTTAATAGATGTTAAGAATTTAGCCTTTGCTTATTATGGTTCGGCGGAACCTGTTTTTGAAAATCTTAATTTACAGTTGGATACGGATTGGAAGCTTGGTCTTATAGGAAGGAACGGCTACGGGAAAACCACCTTTTTAAATTTACTCCGGAACAAACTCGAATATTCAGGGAAGATTATCTCTCCTGTGAGCTTTGAATATTTCCCTTATGCACTTGAAGAAAAAAAGACTGTCCGCGAGGCGGTTCTTTCCCGTCTGCCTCATCTCGAAGACTGGCAACTCGATTGCGAGCTTTCCCTACTGGAAGTTTCCGCCGAAGAAATTGCAGACAGACCCTTTAAAACCTTAAGTTCGGGCGAGCAAATTAAGGTGCTGCTTGCTGTTATGTTTTTACATGAAAACGCGTTTATGCTGATTGACGAGCCTACAAACCATTTGGATGCTTACGGGCGGGCCGCTGCCGCCGATTATCTAAAAAAGAAAAAAGGGTTTATTCTTGTTTCGCATGACAGAGATTTTTTAAACCGGACTGTTGACCGCGTTTTAACAATCGAAAAAAATAAAATCTATGTACAAAACGGCAACTATGACACTTGGGAAGAAAATAAAATCCGGCAGGATAATTTTGAGTTGGAAAAAAATATCCGGCTGCGTAAAGAAATAAAACGCCTTAAAGAAGCCGCCCGTCAAAAGGTGGGCTGGGCAGACTTAAAAGAAAAAACAAAAACAGGACAAGGCCCTTGCGACAGAGGCTTTATATCGCACAAAGCCGCCAAGCTGATGAAGAGGGCGAAAAATATCGAGCGGAATGCAAACAAGGCAGTTGCCGAAAAGGAAAAACTTTTAAAAAACATCGAAATAATCGAAGACATTCCTATGAGGCCTCTAACTCATCATGCAAAACACCTTATTGAAGCTTCCTCACTTTCGGTTTCTTATGGCGGTAAAAAGATTTTTTCACCGATTGACTTTTCCCTTGCACCCGGTGAGGTTTTAAGCCTTAACGGAAAAAACGGTGCAGGCAAGTCAAGCATTTTAAGATTACTGACGGGAGAAAAAATAGAATTTTCCGGCACCTTAAAAAAAGCGCAAGGATTAAAAGTTTCTTATATCCCGCAAAACTTCGATTTTTTAAAAGGGCCTCTTTTCGATTTTATCGAAGAGTGCAATATAGATAAAACGGTTTTTTTGACAACCTTAAGAAAGCTGAATTTTTCGCAGGACAATTTCGACAAGAAAATGGAAACCTATTCAAGCGGTCAAAAAAAGAAAGTGCTGCTTGCCCGCTCCATCTGCGAGCCGGCACATCTTTATATTTGGGACGAGCCTTTAAACTATATCGACGTTATTTCCCGTCTTCAAATCGAAAGGATGATTTTAAAGTACAGTCCCGCAATTATCTTGGTAGAGCACGACAAAAAATTTAACGAAAAAGTTTCTACCGATTTTGTAGAGCTGCTTCCCAATCCTTAG
- a CDS encoding tetratricopeptide repeat protein has product MAKSVNALINEAIEAGKKRDYKTSILILEKLAAEGLAEVSSPFYGEKKGNPEIYLYLSRAWAAVHNYGRSIAYGKAYVKRCSSDLAVNSTSLPMGFFFLGRSYLAAGQYDKAVYCLEKSLKLNPHPLETRAMLGSAYLKWKKPRLARETFEGALKFAPSDAKLNAGYLNSLFVEGVYELRCGNANMARQMFSFAIKNGIDGVAPRLYLAHALKMEGYLPEALCQYEAACEFEPDDPALKWYPAMIKMQLGDAAGAAEDFAKLGIELPDDGVSDRFFAMGVIKKHMERGDYSRAAVAARIFIKSFGSDAEIRLLAAEAQRSMGNTNTALGHYKCAIEHEPENPYPHYGIMLALQEAYRWEELSAAILRAEASGVCDADDIYYYKIITAAHIDNPPEEVLPHLQALIQNGKADSAIFNAMGCCYIKLNMPDLALNWYERTLSINEKDEEAKIGIIASYENLQLNKEADEAYEAYLKEWGRNIYIRRDYVLFLEKCERWEDAGNQLEILMSQGEKVNFDPELALFRRKAGQYQKAAILYRKMLRAKPEERLLLHNLVFCLDKMGQTKIALDLLKAAEKMFGIKTDSLLIKGILQMRLKKKEDAIKTFQYILEKEPKNKHAAEFLEKAYGK; this is encoded by the coding sequence ATGGCTAAGTCTGTAAATGCGCTTATAAATGAAGCCATTGAAGCCGGAAAAAAACGCGACTATAAGACTTCAATTTTAATTTTAGAAAAACTTGCCGCAGAAGGCTTAGCCGAAGTATCTTCTCCCTTTTACGGCGAAAAAAAGGGAAATCCCGAAATATATTTATACCTGTCAAGGGCTTGGGCTGCCGTACACAATTACGGCAGATCCATCGCCTATGGCAAGGCCTACGTTAAAAGGTGCTCATCGGACCTTGCTGTAAATAGCACAAGTCTTCCTATGGGCTTCTTTTTTTTGGGCCGCTCCTATTTGGCTGCGGGACAGTATGACAAAGCTGTTTATTGCCTTGAAAAAAGCTTAAAACTCAACCCTCATCCTCTTGAAACGAGGGCAATGCTGGGCTCTGCCTATTTAAAATGGAAAAAGCCGCGGCTTGCCAGAGAAACCTTTGAGGGAGCCTTAAAATTTGCTCCTTCCGATGCAAAGCTGAATGCCGGATATTTAAACTCTCTTTTTGTGGAGGGTGTCTATGAATTAAGATGCGGCAACGCAAATATGGCCCGCCAAATGTTCAGCTTTGCAATAAAAAACGGAATCGACGGAGTTGCTCCTCGGCTCTACCTTGCGCATGCCCTCAAAATGGAAGGCTATCTTCCCGAAGCTCTATGTCAGTACGAGGCTGCCTGCGAGTTTGAACCCGATGATCCTGCCCTAAAATGGTACCCTGCAATGATAAAGATGCAGCTGGGCGATGCTGCCGGAGCCGCCGAAGACTTTGCAAAGTTGGGAATTGAGCTTCCCGATGACGGAGTTTCGGACCGCTTTTTTGCAATGGGCGTTATCAAAAAGCACATGGAACGTGGAGACTATTCAAGGGCTGCCGTTGCTGCCCGCATCTTTATAAAAAGTTTTGGAAGCGATGCCGAAATCAGGCTTCTTGCTGCAGAAGCTCAGCGTTCTATGGGCAACACCAACACGGCCTTAGGCCATTATAAATGTGCAATCGAACACGAACCTGAAAACCCTTATCCGCATTATGGCATAATGCTTGCCCTCCAAGAAGCATACCGCTGGGAAGAGCTCAGTGCTGCAATCCTGCGGGCCGAAGCAAGCGGAGTTTGCGATGCGGACGATATTTATTATTATAAAATAATTACCGCCGCCCATATCGATAATCCGCCCGAAGAAGTCTTACCTCATCTTCAAGCCCTTATTCAAAACGGAAAAGCCGATTCGGCAATCTTTAATGCGATGGGCTGCTGCTACATAAAACTTAACATGCCTGACTTGGCTCTCAACTGGTATGAAAGAACTTTAAGCATCAATGAAAAAGATGAAGAAGCTAAAATAGGAATTATCGCCTCTTACGAAAATTTACAATTAAATAAAGAAGCCGATGAGGCCTATGAAGCCTATCTAAAGGAATGGGGAAGAAATATTTACATAAGGCGGGACTACGTACTATTTTTGGAAAAATGCGAGCGTTGGGAAGATGCCGGCAACCAGCTTGAAATTTTGATGAGCCAAGGAGAAAAAGTTAATTTTGATCCCGAACTTGCCTTGTTCCGTCGAAAGGCCGGGCAGTACCAAAAAGCTGCTATCCTATATAGAAAGATGCTTAGGGCTAAGCCTGAGGAAAGACTTTTATTACATAATCTTGTATTTTGTCTTGATAAGATGGGGCAAACAAAGATTGCCCTCGACCTATTAAAAGCTGCCGAAAAAATGTTCGGTATTAAAACCGATTCTCTGCTTATCAAGGGTATCCTTCAAATGCGCTTAAAAAAGAAAGAAGATGCAATAAAAACTTTTCAATACATATTGGAAAAAGAACCTAAAAACAAACATGCAGCCGAATTCTTGGAAAAAGCTTACGGGAAGTAA